Proteins encoded within one genomic window of Fragaria vesca subsp. vesca linkage group LG1, FraVesHawaii_1.0, whole genome shotgun sequence:
- the LOC101290994 gene encoding F-box protein CPR30-like has protein sequence MAETEDLPEEIILNIFSRLPVKSLIRFTSVSKRLHFIILSDPKFAQSQLKAAPRLSRRLLVSTDAPQLESLPLDADTPSFGDPYSVRKLTLPFLHQPGGYVQLLGSCNGLVFLSVDKKFYYVWNPSLGFVKKLPESYVSLSNRESESNVFYGVGYLSATDDYTVLVASYDFTELQLDITEDMSSIVEMFSLRTHTWERIESSVGFNVEPYCQGTLVNDALHWLNFYDDEQEIVCFDLAAKEFRGMWLPDFNNDGKSIRSLGVCEGCLFVSRYAEGVCDSVDLWVMREYGVSDSWTMLFCLKVPDPPVWRAFGRKLLVVESSTFAVNWSVEGCQLIRIDHKENRKVDQYMLKGILMCMVEYEESLLWISCYHPVEHTEQVAFVMVFPFEDYLSAEFRIQGGTDILEEFLSFHIYLERRKISFLGDTFAFVMWLLGVSVYKFDGFTMELCRPDEKDALILRFLNISV, from the exons ATGGCGGAAACAGAAGACCTACCCGAAGAGATCATACTAAACATCTTTTCCAGACTCCCCGTCAAGTCCTTGATCCGATTCACCTCCGTTTCTAAACGTCTGCATTTCATTATACTCTCCGATCCCAAATTCGCCCAATCACAACTCAAAGCAGCTCCTCGTCTCAGCCGCAGACTCCTGGTCTCCACCGACGCCCCACAACTGGAATCGCTACCCCTGGATGCTGATACGCCGTCGTTTGGAGACCCTTACTCCGTTAGAAAGCTCACTCTCCCTTTCCTGCACCAACCGGGCGGTTATGTCCAATTACTGGGCTCCTGCAATGGTCTGGTATTTCTATCTGTTGATAAGAAATTCTATTATGTCTGGAACCCATCACTTGGATTCGTCAAGAAATTACCCGAATCATATGTTTCCTTATCAAATAGAGAGTCAGAGTCAAATGTCTTTTATGGTGTGGGCTATTTATCCGCCACCGATGACTACACAGTGTTGGTAGCCTCCTACGACTTTACGGAGTTACAGCTAGATATCACTGAGGACATGTCTAGTATAGTCGAGATGTTCTCATTGAGAACTCACACTTGGGAGAGGATCGAGTCTTCTGTTGGCTTCAATGTTGAACCCTATTGTCAGGGGACTCTTGTGAACGATGCCCTTCATTGGCTAAATTTTTACGACGACGAGCAAGAAATAGTTTGTTTTGACTTGGCAGCAAAGGAGTTTCGGGGAATGTGGCTGCCCGATTTCAACAATGATGGTAAGAGTATCCGCAGTCTTGGGGTGTGTGAAGGGTGCCTGTTTGTGTCGCGTTATGCGGAGGGTGTTTGTGACTCTGTTGATTTGTGGGTCATGAGGGAATATGGTGTGAGTGACTCGTGGACTATGCTCTTTTGCTTAAAGGTACCTGATCCGCCTGTGTGGCGCGCGTTTGGGAGGAAATTATTGGTTGTGGAAAGTAGTACATTTGCTGTGAATTGGAGTGTCGAGGGGTGCCAGTTGATAAGGATTGATCATAAAGAAAACCGGAAGGTTGACCAGTATATGCTTAAGGGGATTTTGATGTGTATGGTTGAATATGAAGAGAGTCTACTTTGGATCAGTTGTTATCATCCAGTAGAACATACAGAGCAG GTGGCATTCGTTATGGTCTTTCCTTTTGAAGATTATTTATCTGCTGAATTTCGCATTCAGGGTGGAACTGATATTCTGGAAGAGTTTTTGAGTTTTCACATTTATCTGGAAAGAAGAAAAATATCATTTCTTGGGGATACATTTGCCTTTGTGATGTGGCTACTTG GGGTTTCGGTGTACAAATTTGATGGCTTCACTATGGAGTTGTGTAGACCTGATGAAAAGGATGCATTGATTCTGAGATTTCTTAACATTTCAGTTTAG
- the LOC101291285 gene encoding F-box protein CPR30-like, translating into MTETQELPEEIILNIFSRLPVKSLIRFTSVSKRLHFIILSDPKFAKFQLKAALRQRTQSRRLLVYTDAPQLSSLPLAADTPSFGDPSSVRKFTLPSPKGEYLLLLGSCNGLVFLTFYADFFYVWNPSTRFFKKLPDPGFSILHGNLEIVYCGVGYLSATDDYKLFIAYLDLVDCKVKVEMFSLTTHIWERLEAAGDSFDIGFIVSSQGTLLNEALHWLNKQIVCFDLAVKEFRRIPLPDFGHDGNMFCYLGLYEGCLCVLRYPLGVCYSVDFWVMREYGVSDSWTMLFSSKLSDPPEWGIINWPYNSRKLMVVESSTVASKLTEEGFELTKIDHKVGQKVGQYMLEGIRFLW; encoded by the coding sequence ATGACGGAAACACAAGAGCTTCCCGAAGAGATCATACTAAACATCTTTTCCAGACTCCCTGTCAAGTCCTTGATCCGATTCACCTCCGTTTCGAAACGTCTGCACTTCATCATACTCTCCGATCCCAAATTCGCCAAATTTCAACTCAAAGCAGCTCTTCGGCAGAGAACCCAAAGCCGCAGACTCCTCGTCTACACCGACGCCCCTCAACTGTCATCCCTACCCTTGGCTGCTGATACGCCGTCGTTTGGAGACCCTTCCTCCGTTAGAAAGTTCACTCTCCCTTCCCCGAAGGGCGAGTATCTGCTGTTACTGGGCTCCTGCAATGGTCTGGTATTTCTAACCTTTTACGCGGACTTCTTTTACGTCTGGAACCCATCGACTCGATTCTTTAAGAAATTACCAGACCCTGGTTTTTCCATATTACATGGAAACTTAGAAATCGTCTATTGTGGTGTGGGATATTTATCCGCTACTGATGACTATAAACTTTTTATAGCCTACTTGGACCTTGTTGATTGTAAGGTAAAGGTCGAGATGTTCTCGCTGACAACTCACATTTGGGAGAGGCTTGAAGCCGCAGGGGACTCTTTCGATATTGGATTCATTGTCAGTTCTCAGGGGACTCTTTTGAACGAAGCTCTTCATTGGCTAAACAAGCAAATAGTTTGTTTTGACTTGGCTGTAAAGGAGTTCCGGAGAATTCCGCTGCCTGATTTCGGTCATGATGGTAACATGTTCTGCTATCTTGGTTTGTATGAAGGGTGCCTTTGTGTATTGCGTTATCCTTTGGGTGTTTGTTATTCTGTTGATTTCTGGGTCATGAGGGAATATGGTGTGAGTGACTCGTGGACTATGCTCTTTAGTTCAAAACTATCTGATCCGCCTGAGTGGGGCATAATAAACTGGCCCTATAATTCGAGAAAATTAATGGTTGTGGAAAGTAGTACAGTTGCTTCGAAACTGACTGAAGAGGGGTTCGAGTTGACAAAGATTGATCATAAAGTAGGCCAGAAGGTTGGCCAGTATATGCTAGAGGGAATCAGATTTCTATGGTAG
- the LOC101310454 gene encoding F-box/kelch-repeat protein At3g06240-like: MAEREDLPEEIILNILSRLPVKSLIRFTSVSKRMHFIILTDPTFAQSQLKVARQQKTQSRRLLVFTDPPQLESLPLDADTPSFGAPSSVRKLPLPFLQQPSDHDKFLGSCNGLVFLTLNVDFYYIWNPSTGFFKKLPDPCFCSYGRNGRLAYGVGYLSAGDDYRVLVACCDLRVMAYEVEMFSLRTHIWEKIECGSYSNIGFQFEGTPFNDTLHWLNSYDKHEILCFNLAVKEFRRMWLPDFDNDGKSFCKLGVCGGCLCVSRHPEGVFDSIDLWVMREYGVSDSWTMLYSLKVSNPPECLSFARRLLVVGSNTVAVNWSDEGFELMRIDHKADQNVGHYMIKGRYVSIVEHEESLLGISGYHPAEEKEQVQILETHHKASQS, from the coding sequence ATGGCGGAAAGAGAAGACCTACCAGAAGAGATAATACTCAACATCTTGTCCAGATTGCCCGTGAAATCCTTAATCCGATTCACCTCCGTTTCGAAACGCATGCATTTCATTATACTCACCGATCCCACATTCGCCCAATCGCAACTCAAAGTAGCTCGTCAGCAGAAAACCCAAAGCCGCAGACTCCTCGTCTTCACCGACCCCCCTCAACTGGAATCCCTACCCTTGGATGCTGATACGCCGTCGTTTGGAGCCCCCTCCTCCGTTAGAAAGCTCCCTCTCCCTTTCCTGCAGCAACCGTCCGATCATGACAAGTTTCTGGGCTCCTGCAACGGTCTGGTATTTTTAACTTTGAATGTGGATTTCTATTATATCTGGAACCCATCGACTGGATTCTTCAAGAAATTACCAGACCCATGTTTTTGTTCCTATGGTCGAAACGGACGTCTAGCCTATGGTGTGGGCTATTTATCCGCCGGTGATGACTATAGAGTTTTGGTAGCCTGCTGTGACTTACGTGTAATGGCGTATGAGGTTGAGATGTTCTCATTGAGAACTCACATCTGGGAAAAGATTGAATGCGGTTCCTACTCCAACATTGGATTCCAGTTTGAGGGGACTCCATTCAACGATACACTTCATTGGCTAAATAGCTACGACAAGCATGAAATACTTTGTTTTAACTTGGCTGTGAAGGAGTTCCGGAGGATGTGGCTGCCTGATTTCGACAATGATGGTAAGAGCTTCTGCAAACTTGGGGTGTGTGGAGGGTGCCTGTGTGTGTCGCGTCATCCGGAGGGTGTTTTTGACTCCATTGATTTGTGGGTTATGAGGGAATATGGGGTGAGTGACTCGTGGACTATGCTCTATAGCTTAAAGGTATCCAATCCGCCTGAGTGCCTTAGCTTTGCGAGAAGATTATTGGTTGTGGGAAGTAATACAGTTGCTGTGAATTGGAGTGACGAGGGGTTCGAGTTGATGAGGATTGATCATAAAGCAGACCAGAATGTTGGCCACTATATGATTAAGGGGCGTTACGTTTCTATTGTTGAACATGAAGAGAGTCTACTTGGTATCAGTGGTTATCATCCAGCAGAAGAGAAAGAGCAGGTTCAGATACTCGAAACCCATCACAAGGCCTCACAAAGCTGA